A single window of Halobacillus naozhouensis DNA harbors:
- a CDS encoding spore germination protein, translating to MPAIVGPIRINSVGGGVVNFGDAFYLAPKSTSKTNAGSGALNTGDFICTNNGLSSTNPFDPDVNDQNVTANK from the coding sequence ATGCCAGCCATAGTCGGCCCGATTCGTATTAATAGTGTAGGTGGAGGTGTAGTGAACTTCGGGGATGCTTTCTATCTTGCACCTAAAAGCACAAGTAAAACGAATGCCGGTTCAGGAGCATTAAATACTGGTGACTTTATATGTACAAATAATGGGCTCAGTTCAACCAATCCGTTTGATCCTGATGTAAATGATCAAAATGTGACGGCTAACAAATAA
- a CDS encoding ATP-binding cassette domain-containing protein: MKFDIEMNQVTMKYGDVEALKNINVHLQPGKIYGLIGRNGAGKSTLLSLLASFAEPSQGDLTIGGENAFENAAIMSQVTLVYETDYSEETEKVKGMLEAAERYRPNFDREYADELVKLFNLPLDRQVKKLSSGMQSALNVTIGLANRSSITIFDEAYLGMDAPTREIFYKEVLEDHTKHPRTIILSTHLVSEMDYLFEEVVILNQGEVLIHEPIDELMERGASVTGAAQQVNTFARDMDVLSTQQLGGTKSVMVYGELTDEKRKEAERIGVEVGPVSLQDLFIHLTSEENQNEITK; the protein is encoded by the coding sequence ATGAAGTTTGATATAGAAATGAATCAAGTCACGATGAAGTACGGGGATGTCGAAGCATTGAAGAATATCAATGTACACCTGCAGCCTGGGAAAATTTACGGCTTAATTGGCAGAAATGGTGCAGGAAAATCTACTCTACTCTCTTTATTGGCTTCCTTTGCCGAACCCAGTCAAGGCGACCTTACAATTGGTGGAGAGAATGCTTTTGAGAACGCTGCTATCATGTCACAGGTCACCCTAGTCTATGAAACGGATTATAGTGAAGAAACTGAAAAAGTTAAAGGCATGTTAGAAGCAGCAGAGCGTTATCGTCCAAACTTTGACAGGGAATACGCTGATGAGCTTGTGAAACTTTTTAATCTTCCTTTAGATAGACAAGTGAAGAAATTGTCCAGTGGGATGCAGTCTGCACTTAACGTAACAATTGGGCTGGCAAACAGATCTTCCATCACCATATTCGATGAAGCCTATCTTGGCATGGATGCACCTACACGGGAAATATTTTATAAAGAGGTGCTCGAGGATCATACGAAGCATCCGCGTACGATTATTCTGTCTACCCACCTCGTTTCAGAGATGGATTATTTGTTTGAAGAAGTCGTCATTCTGAACCAGGGAGAAGTCCTCATCCATGAACCGATTGACGAGCTGATGGAGCGCGGGGCCTCTGTTACAGGCGCTGCTCAGCAGGTAAATACCTTTGCGCGTGATATGGACGTATTAAGTACCCAGCAATTAGGCGGAACGAAGTCTGTGATGGTGTACGGGGAACTTACAGATGAGAAACGAAAGGAAGCAGAAAGAATCGGGGTTGAGGTCGGCCCTGTTTCGTTACAGGATTTATTTATACATTTGACGAGTGAGGAGAATCAGAATGAAATCACGAAATAA
- a CDS encoding DUF418 domain-containing protein, translating to MKQHPTPLQEADRFGWIDAARGFAIFGIFMVNVPAFNAPYFLYGGEEYFWSSPLSHSVQTFIDIFFQASFYTLFSLLFGFGLQMMKDRLDQKEIPYRPVLFRRLLLLIGFGLIHSFLIWHGDILLSYGVFGLVLFAFFQVSERTLLLWAYAMLAFLVLPLTLSLYSIRDRLGGFFNQEAINAAKRNYGEGSLLDIWQQNAVDWSYVNNVGSIPFLAFSLIPIFLFGMYLARKGWLHRPDQYVTPMKRLWAVTGVIFILFKAVPYLFGNPEWFQLLQDNVGGTASAFFYVLSVTLLFRTNAGKRLLGPLKWVGRMSLSNYIFQSLVSFILFYSVGLGWYGQVPPLMSVVIVLVVFTLQVILSKAWLTTYRFGPLEWLWRSLTYGGKQPLKRKGKQSA from the coding sequence ATGAAACAACATCCAACACCACTTCAAGAGGCAGATCGGTTCGGCTGGATTGATGCAGCCAGAGGCTTTGCGATATTCGGTATCTTCATGGTAAATGTACCAGCGTTTAATGCTCCATACTTTTTATATGGCGGAGAGGAGTATTTCTGGTCATCACCACTAAGTCATAGTGTTCAAACTTTCATCGATATTTTTTTTCAGGCTAGTTTCTACACATTATTTTCATTATTATTTGGCTTTGGTCTGCAGATGATGAAGGACCGCTTGGATCAGAAAGAAATTCCCTACCGTCCCGTGCTTTTTAGAAGGCTGCTTCTATTGATCGGCTTCGGCCTTATTCACAGCTTTCTCATTTGGCATGGTGATATTTTATTATCATATGGTGTGTTTGGTTTAGTGTTATTTGCTTTTTTCCAAGTCTCAGAACGTACACTTTTATTATGGGCTTATGCTATGCTTGCGTTTCTTGTCCTCCCGCTCACGCTTTCCTTGTATTCTATTCGAGATCGCCTGGGAGGTTTTTTTAATCAGGAAGCGATTAATGCTGCCAAGCGGAATTATGGTGAAGGAAGTTTGCTTGATATATGGCAGCAAAATGCTGTGGACTGGTCGTATGTAAATAATGTAGGTTCCATTCCATTTCTGGCTTTCAGTCTCATCCCTATATTTCTGTTCGGAATGTATTTAGCTAGAAAAGGATGGCTTCATAGGCCCGATCAATATGTAACTCCCATGAAACGGTTATGGGCAGTGACAGGTGTAATTTTTATCCTATTTAAAGCTGTACCTTATTTGTTTGGAAACCCTGAATGGTTCCAGCTCCTTCAAGACAATGTCGGAGGTACAGCATCAGCTTTCTTTTACGTGTTATCTGTTACGCTGTTGTTCCGAACAAATGCAGGGAAGAGGCTGTTGGGACCGCTCAAGTGGGTGGGGCGAATGTCTTTATCCAATTATATCTTTCAGTCACTGGTTAGTTTTATCCTTTTTTACTCTGTCGGTTTGGGATGGTATGGGCAAGTTCCACCTTTGATGAGTGTCGTGATCGTACTGGTCGTATTCACATTACAGGTCATACTAAGCAAAGCCTGGCTTACGACATATCGTTTTGGTCCTCTGGAATGGCTTTGGCGGTCATTAACTTATGGGGGAAAACAGCCGTTGAAGCGAAAAGGAAAACAGTCCGCATAA
- a CDS encoding spore germination protein GerPE yields MRDKRLAVAHTAQVNSVTIGSGLLIGDVNQLNPRSRAIAVQREGPHTIEDHVSFTTYPIFQREPSPMLPPLTISSSFHHVDHEICVDSMFILGASTASAIQIGGIDHIDAHARVKHIRILSDEQ; encoded by the coding sequence ATGAGGGATAAGCGCCTCGCCGTAGCACATACCGCGCAAGTCAATTCAGTTACCATAGGTTCCGGGCTTCTGATTGGTGACGTAAATCAACTGAACCCACGCTCAAGAGCTATCGCTGTCCAAAGAGAAGGTCCACATACCATTGAAGATCACGTGTCCTTTACTACTTACCCTATCTTCCAGCGGGAACCATCGCCTATGCTCCCTCCCCTTACGATTTCGTCCTCCTTTCACCACGTTGATCACGAAATTTGCGTAGACTCGATGTTCATACTCGGGGCGTCCACGGCTTCAGCCATTCAAATAGGAGGCATTGACCACATCGATGCCCACGCCCGGGTTAAACATATCCGAATCCTAAGTGACGAACAATAG
- a CDS encoding YisL family protein has translation MAHLHITSWVIAFVLVGLVTTFTRSGNEKAAKISHMILRLDYLLVLYSGGSLFAAYANYNALVIIKLLVGLWVITAMEMVCIKYKKKKPAGGWWTQLLIAGVIALILGFGFLELGLLPA, from the coding sequence ATGGCACATTTACATATTACCTCATGGGTAATTGCCTTTGTTCTAGTAGGACTTGTAACGACATTTACGAGAAGTGGAAATGAAAAAGCAGCGAAAATCTCACATATGATTTTGCGACTGGACTATTTATTGGTTCTTTATTCAGGTGGTTCACTTTTTGCAGCCTATGCCAACTACAACGCGCTAGTTATTATCAAGCTGTTAGTAGGGCTTTGGGTGATCACAGCGATGGAAATGGTTTGTATAAAGTATAAGAAGAAAAAGCCGGCAGGAGGATGGTGGACACAGCTCCTGATTGCTGGTGTCATCGCTCTGATCCTCGGTTTCGGTTTCTTAGAATTAGGACTTCTGCCTGCCTAA
- a CDS encoding DUF2157 domain-containing protein, whose translation MRRVQLEKESKHWVHDGIITEQQREQILNRNSSAQHPLLFTFAAIFIGLGFLTFIASNWSAIPDMGKLSIIIGFLLLFSIGGEVIYRTYSKPMGRSLLLLGILVFGAGLFLIGQMYHYHSFSAIPFFIWSAAAFLVFLIFSEQSFFIATLVIMTVGQVYSGIVYQDYHFGMGGLFLIGLGWFVYKRQDPVSSLLFAASYVIQCLILIFSLQFSYYWLILLFFALYIVSHLVRGQSHLKSFGGLAVWAIFILNVFQVFLLGQESEQVEYSEIFFLIWTVFFVYAVLQSALESTKFYWIDLVLFIPVFRIGAGGFLSLCILFIYSLGWLLAGYKRERSEWVNKGTFAFLFTTFVAYFQLAWDFMDRSLFFFIGGVLLFLLSYFLERKRRAIGKERVVS comes from the coding sequence ATGAGACGGGTCCAGTTAGAGAAAGAGTCAAAGCATTGGGTGCATGACGGTATTATAACAGAACAGCAAAGAGAACAAATTCTGAACCGTAATTCTTCAGCACAGCATCCATTGTTGTTTACGTTTGCAGCGATTTTCATCGGCCTCGGATTTCTTACGTTTATTGCGTCAAACTGGTCGGCCATCCCGGACATGGGGAAACTATCAATTATTATCGGGTTTTTACTGCTCTTTTCTATCGGTGGCGAGGTGATTTATCGAACTTACTCTAAACCGATGGGACGCAGTTTGCTGCTGCTCGGAATTCTCGTGTTCGGCGCAGGTCTGTTTTTAATCGGACAAATGTATCACTATCATTCTTTTAGTGCCATTCCTTTTTTCATCTGGTCTGCTGCAGCTTTCCTCGTGTTTCTCATATTTTCTGAACAAAGCTTTTTCATAGCCACGCTCGTGATCATGACGGTCGGGCAGGTGTACAGCGGAATTGTATATCAGGATTATCACTTTGGCATGGGCGGTTTGTTTCTAATTGGATTAGGATGGTTTGTTTATAAACGACAGGATCCGGTAAGCAGTCTGCTATTTGCGGCAAGCTATGTGATTCAGTGTCTTATTCTGATTTTCTCTTTGCAATTCTCCTATTACTGGCTGATCTTGCTCTTTTTCGCTTTGTATATAGTCAGTCATCTCGTGCGTGGCCAGTCACATTTAAAGTCGTTTGGCGGCCTCGCTGTCTGGGCGATTTTTATCTTGAATGTATTTCAAGTATTCTTGTTAGGCCAGGAAAGTGAACAAGTCGAGTATTCAGAGATTTTCTTCTTGATTTGGACCGTGTTCTTTGTCTATGCGGTGCTCCAGTCTGCTCTCGAGTCTACGAAATTTTACTGGATTGACCTTGTCTTGTTTATCCCTGTTTTCAGAATAGGGGCCGGAGGTTTTCTTTCTCTATGTATTCTATTTATCTATTCACTTGGCTGGCTGTTGGCCGGATATAAGAGGGAACGATCAGAATGGGTAAATAAAGGGACCTTTGCCTTTCTCTTCACGACGTTTGTGGCTTATTTCCAACTAGCCTGGGACTTTATGGATCGTTCGTTATTTTTCTTTATCGGGGGTGTGCTCTTGTTTCTATTAAGCTACTTCTTAGAACGTAAGCGGCGAGCCATCGGGAAGGAGAGGGTGGTGTCATGA
- a CDS encoding spore germination protein, whose translation MMPAQVGMVKVLNVSTSSIFNIGDVYSMAPAASVKTFAGGGSFNTGTGIRVNIDRSATYINDREVVDQSIVNS comes from the coding sequence ATGATGCCCGCACAAGTTGGAATGGTAAAAGTACTAAATGTGTCCACCTCCAGTATCTTCAACATTGGAGATGTCTACAGCATGGCCCCTGCTGCTTCTGTTAAAACATTCGCTGGAGGCGGTTCCTTTAACACAGGTACTGGGATTCGTGTCAATATAGATCGATCAGCCACATATATTAATGATCGCGAAGTTGTTGATCAATCCATCGTTAACTCCTAG
- a CDS encoding spore germination protein GerPB, which translates to MNLTVHQTISIRFLRIGSVANSSIVQIGSSGVIQAKADLYNTGGYTAPGEEPQPISGQVTVPELDAGGTLVPLSVT; encoded by the coding sequence TTGAATTTAACTGTCCACCAAACCATTTCGATCCGCTTCTTGCGGATTGGGTCGGTAGCTAACTCATCGATTGTGCAAATTGGGAGTTCCGGAGTCATTCAAGCGAAAGCAGACCTCTATAATACCGGCGGATACACGGCGCCTGGAGAAGAACCTCAACCGATTTCAGGTCAGGTTACTGTTCCAGAACTGGACGCCGGTGGTACTCTTGTTCCACTTTCCGTAACCTAG
- the gerPC gene encoding spore germination protein GerPC, with protein sequence MNNNYYQSWNHWFSQIMKQIQDQQQTIDRLTQQIEHLQTQQHPKTVIEKIEYHFDQLKIETLEGTLQIGLTPNGTEGDILEDLYTPESQPQEAAPYLDELMNDAVPQYIDNYVRENGLQLSEKHREHMIADINKQLPERFTFHQNQNPDLDPTAIVQKLHQEVRHSVAQYFTSKKGEDFV encoded by the coding sequence TTGAACAACAACTACTACCAGTCATGGAATCACTGGTTCAGCCAAATTATGAAACAAATACAGGATCAGCAGCAAACCATTGACCGCCTTACTCAACAAATCGAACACTTACAAACGCAACAACACCCTAAGACCGTTATTGAAAAAATCGAATATCATTTTGACCAATTAAAAATAGAAACACTTGAAGGGACCCTGCAAATTGGACTGACTCCAAATGGGACAGAGGGAGACATTCTTGAAGACCTTTACACCCCGGAATCTCAACCCCAAGAAGCCGCCCCATACTTGGATGAATTGATGAACGATGCTGTGCCGCAATATATAGATAACTACGTACGTGAAAATGGACTTCAGCTTAGCGAAAAACACCGGGAGCACATGATTGCGGATATCAATAAACAGCTTCCCGAACGTTTTACTTTTCACCAAAACCAGAACCCTGACCTTGACCCTACAGCAATTGTTCAGAAACTGCACCAAGAAGTCCGTCATTCCGTGGCTCAATACTTCACATCGAAAAAGGGAGAGGATTTCGTATGA
- a CDS encoding GntR family transcriptional regulator encodes MNSSFDENKPIFLQVKERIEDQIVNDQLNEHDQIPSTTQLVNFYKINHLTIAKGINILVDTGIIYKKRGVGMFVAEGAKDRLLEQRKEAFVDKFIWPMLQEARKLGISEDETIKLVKQQKGREKR; translated from the coding sequence TTGAATTCATCATTCGATGAGAACAAACCGATATTCCTGCAAGTTAAGGAACGAATTGAAGACCAAATAGTCAACGATCAGCTCAATGAACATGACCAGATTCCATCCACCACCCAGCTCGTAAACTTTTATAAGATTAACCATTTAACTATTGCAAAGGGGATCAATATCCTCGTGGACACCGGGATTATTTATAAGAAAAGGGGTGTGGGAATGTTCGTTGCTGAAGGGGCTAAGGATAGGCTGCTTGAACAGCGGAAAGAGGCCTTTGTTGATAAGTTTATCTGGCCAATGCTGCAAGAAGCCAGAAAATTAGGGATATCAGAAGATGAAACGATAAAGCTTGTGAAACAACAAAAAGGACGTGAAAAGCGATGA
- a CDS encoding spore gernimation protein GerPD: protein MNYTVYNYGLHVGKIDVTGVASSSVFLVGDSETIRLQSFFDTPPESLIIGPFVPIEEEGTFVEERSQDEG from the coding sequence ATGAATTACACCGTGTACAATTACGGGTTGCATGTCGGAAAGATTGATGTCACAGGTGTAGCTTCCTCCTCTGTTTTTTTAGTCGGCGACAGTGAGACCATCCGACTTCAATCCTTTTTTGACACCCCGCCGGAATCGTTAATTATCGGTCCATTTGTTCCGATCGAAGAAGAAGGTACTTTTGTGGAGGAGAGATCTCAAGATGAGGGATAA
- a CDS encoding GDYXXLXY domain-containing protein, with product MKRVYFYMIVALQVLFLAGMAFSYYAMDMYGETIRLKTAPVDPRDPFYGDYVTLSYEVEEIPEEKWVGEPPERREVVHLLLSPNETGIYELTKASSHSLAASNDQVIIKAQHQWHNERLNFYNVSIGLNRYYVEENTGRQIERAGGNQEVEIVVAPWGQKKITGIDSLDH from the coding sequence ATGAAGCGGGTTTACTTTTATATGATTGTAGCCTTACAAGTTCTTTTTCTTGCGGGAATGGCATTCTCTTACTATGCGATGGATATGTATGGCGAAACGATACGCTTGAAAACAGCGCCTGTCGATCCCAGAGATCCCTTCTACGGGGACTATGTCACGCTAAGCTATGAAGTAGAAGAAATCCCCGAGGAAAAGTGGGTGGGCGAACCTCCAGAACGACGAGAAGTCGTACATTTACTGTTGAGTCCAAATGAAACAGGAATTTATGAACTGACCAAAGCATCGTCCCATTCGCTTGCGGCGTCAAATGATCAGGTCATCATTAAAGCACAGCATCAGTGGCATAACGAACGCCTCAACTTTTATAACGTGAGTATCGGCTTAAACCGATATTATGTTGAAGAGAATACAGGAAGACAGATTGAGCGGGCAGGAGGGAACCAGGAGGTAGAAATTGTTGTAGCTCCGTGGGGGCAAAAGAAAATCACTGGAATTGATTCACTTGACCACTGA
- the betB gene encoding betaine-aldehyde dehydrogenase, whose product MTKMYINGQWVAAASGDTRTIINPFNQESIAEVAEGNETDAQLAIDAARKAFDEGSWRHVPGSERGKFVLKIAELIERDQQELAELETIDTGKTLTESLADMADIAEVFRYYGGLADKDGGEVIESPIPESRSKVVREPVGVCGQITPWNYPLLQAAWKLAPALAAGNTLIIKPSEITPLTTIKVTELIEEAGVPEGVVNLVLGSGAKTGQTLAESHSVDLISFTGGIETGRKVMTAAAVNFKKIALELGGKNPNVVFADADFETAVDQAMNAIFFHSGQVCSAGARLLVQDSLHDDFVEALVARTKQIKLGNGFDDTTQSGPLISKEHREKVEQYIEIGLAEGADLRTGGKRPQATDLQAGFFLEPTIFTNCQSSMRIVQEETFGPLLTVERFSTENEAVQLANDSKYGLAGAVWTKDIRKAERVSSELRMGTVWINDFHPYFAQAPWGGYKSSGIGRELGKQGLEEYTEVKHVFENTNPAPLHWFN is encoded by the coding sequence ATGACGAAAATGTACATTAACGGCCAATGGGTCGCCGCTGCGAGTGGAGATACACGAACCATCATCAATCCGTTTAATCAAGAAAGTATTGCAGAAGTGGCAGAAGGAAATGAAACGGATGCCCAATTGGCGATTGATGCAGCCAGAAAAGCCTTTGATGAAGGCAGCTGGCGACATGTGCCAGGTTCGGAACGAGGAAAATTCGTCTTAAAAATTGCTGAACTTATCGAACGTGACCAGCAGGAATTAGCGGAATTGGAAACGATTGATACAGGTAAAACGTTGACGGAAAGCCTGGCGGACATGGCAGATATTGCGGAAGTGTTCCGTTATTACGGAGGGCTTGCTGATAAAGATGGCGGCGAAGTGATCGAATCGCCTATCCCTGAATCGAGAAGTAAAGTAGTACGTGAGCCTGTGGGGGTTTGTGGCCAAATTACACCATGGAATTACCCTTTACTGCAGGCAGCTTGGAAACTGGCCCCTGCGTTAGCGGCGGGAAATACGTTGATCATTAAGCCGAGTGAAATTACACCTTTAACGACGATTAAAGTTACTGAACTGATTGAAGAAGCCGGGGTCCCTGAAGGCGTAGTGAATTTGGTGCTGGGATCTGGTGCGAAGACGGGACAAACCCTAGCAGAAAGCCATTCGGTTGATCTCATTTCATTTACTGGCGGAATTGAAACCGGACGGAAGGTCATGACAGCGGCAGCAGTGAACTTTAAAAAAATCGCTCTTGAACTTGGCGGTAAAAATCCGAATGTTGTATTTGCAGATGCTGACTTTGAGACAGCCGTTGATCAGGCCATGAATGCGATCTTTTTCCACTCTGGTCAAGTATGTTCAGCTGGTGCGCGTTTACTCGTTCAAGACAGTCTTCACGATGACTTTGTGGAAGCGTTGGTGGCACGGACGAAGCAAATCAAACTCGGAAATGGCTTCGATGACACTACACAGTCCGGTCCGCTCATTTCCAAAGAACACCGGGAAAAAGTGGAGCAGTATATTGAGATTGGGTTAGCGGAAGGAGCTGACTTAAGGACTGGCGGGAAACGGCCGCAAGCTACAGATCTGCAGGCTGGTTTTTTCCTGGAACCGACGATTTTTACAAACTGTCAATCATCAATGAGGATTGTACAGGAAGAAACCTTTGGTCCGCTCTTGACGGTAGAACGATTCAGTACTGAAAACGAGGCCGTGCAATTGGCTAATGATTCTAAGTACGGACTTGCTGGAGCCGTATGGACGAAAGATATTAGAAAAGCCGAACGAGTATCGAGTGAGCTTCGAATGGGAACCGTGTGGATCAATGACTTCCATCCTTATTTTGCCCAGGCCCCATGGGGAGGGTATAAATCCTCCGGAATCGGCCGTGAGCTCGGTAAGCAGGGACTCGAGGAATATACGGAAGTAAAGCATGTATTTGAAAATACAAATCCTGCGCCGCTCCACTGGTTTAACTAA
- a CDS encoding ornithine--oxo-acid transaminase produces the protein MTVSSQQIIDQTQEYGAKNYHPLPIVVAKAEGVWAEDPEGNRFMDMLSAYSAVNQGHRHPKIIQALHDQASRVTLTSRAFHNDQLGPWYEKICKLTNKEMALPMNTGAEAVETAIKATRRWAYDVKGVAEDKAEIIACTGNFHGRTMTAVSLSSEEEYKRGFGPMLPGIKVIPYGDIEALKEAINENTAGFLFEPIQGEAGIVMPPEGFLKEAYDVCQKENVLYIADEIQAGLGRSGKMFACDWEDVTPDMMILGKALGGGVFPISCIVANKDVLGVFNPGSHGSTFGGNPLACAVSVASLDVIEEENLVDRSLELGQYMMDELRKIDNPVIKEVRGKGLFIGVELTEPARAYCEKLKEKGLLCKETHENVIRFAPPLVIEKDDLQWAIDQIKEVLH, from the coding sequence ATGACTGTATCTAGTCAACAAATCATCGACCAAACGCAAGAATACGGAGCTAAAAACTATCATCCCCTGCCGATCGTAGTCGCGAAAGCAGAAGGAGTTTGGGCAGAAGATCCTGAAGGAAATCGTTTTATGGATATGCTGAGCGCTTATTCCGCAGTGAATCAGGGCCACCGCCATCCAAAAATTATCCAGGCGCTTCATGACCAGGCAAGCCGTGTCACCCTGACTTCACGCGCCTTCCATAATGATCAGCTTGGACCATGGTATGAAAAAATCTGTAAATTGACCAATAAAGAAATGGCCCTGCCCATGAACACAGGTGCAGAAGCTGTAGAAACAGCTATTAAAGCTACACGTCGTTGGGCTTATGATGTCAAAGGCGTTGCCGAAGACAAGGCTGAAATTATTGCCTGTACAGGAAACTTTCATGGCCGTACAATGACAGCGGTTTCTTTATCATCAGAAGAAGAATACAAACGCGGATTCGGACCGATGCTGCCTGGAATAAAAGTTATTCCATACGGTGACATTGAAGCACTGAAAGAAGCCATTAACGAAAATACAGCTGGATTCCTCTTCGAACCAATCCAAGGAGAAGCAGGAATTGTCATGCCTCCTGAGGGCTTTCTGAAAGAAGCATACGACGTATGTCAGAAAGAAAACGTGCTTTACATTGCCGATGAAATTCAGGCTGGTTTAGGACGAAGCGGCAAAATGTTCGCCTGTGACTGGGAAGATGTAACACCAGACATGATGATTCTCGGAAAAGCACTAGGCGGAGGAGTCTTCCCGATTTCCTGTATAGTCGCGAACAAGGATGTACTCGGCGTCTTTAACCCTGGGTCGCACGGATCGACATTCGGAGGAAACCCGCTCGCTTGTGCCGTTTCAGTCGCCTCACTTGATGTGATTGAAGAAGAGAATTTAGTAGATCGTTCTCTTGAACTCGGGCAATACATGATGGACGAGCTTAGGAAAATCGATAACCCTGTCATTAAAGAAGTGCGCGGGAAAGGATTGTTTATCGGAGTCGAATTAACTGAACCGGCACGTGCTTATTGTGAAAAATTAAAAGAAAAAGGGTTGCTTTGTAAGGAAACACACGAAAATGTGATTCGCTTTGCCCCGCCGCTTGTAATTGAGAAAGACGATTTACAGTGGGCGATCGATCAGATAAAAGAGGTTCTCCACTAA